One Rosa chinensis cultivar Old Blush chromosome 3, RchiOBHm-V2, whole genome shotgun sequence DNA window includes the following coding sequences:
- the LOC112194347 gene encoding auxin-responsive protein SAUR50-like, translating to MRFMNPACLFNKLGRSHTKKSYERLVHADDQVQRSKKKHGSAPKGSIDLFVGKEEKKYPVPLKYFTHPKLQELLKEYQEPVFDPRFDEPIVLECSTETFEQLLHYIVKAQKSAVFIRI from the coding sequence ATGAGGTTCATGAATCCTGCATGTCTTTTCAACAAGCTAGGAAGAAGCCACACCAAGAAGTCATACGAACGGTTGGTACATGCAGATGACCAGGTCCAGAGGTCCAAGAAGAAGCACGGTTCAGCTCCAAAAGGTTCTATAGATTTGTTCGTGgggaaagaggagaagaaatacCCAGTTCCCCTCAAGTACTTTACACACCCAAAGCTCCAAGAACTTCTCAAAGAGTACCAAGAACCCGTGTTTGATCCAAGATTTGATGAGCCGATTGTGCTTGAATGTTCTACGGAGACCTTTGAGCAGTTGCTCCATTATATCGTCAAGGCTCAGAAGTCAGCAGTATTCATTAGAATTTAA